AGTTCAGGGTTAATTTGAGTATCCTGTTTTTTAGCCTCTTTGGCATTAAAGGCTGCGGCTAGTGATTCACCCACAGTTCTATACTTGCCTTCATTTACTGATGATATTGCATACATGGTGGTAAAAAATGCGAAGAGCAGGGTTATAAAATCTGCATAAGAGACCATCCACCTGTCTGTATTTTCATGCTCTTCCTGTTTTTTTCTTTTATTCATAGTTGTCATTTCCCGCCTTTCTCGCCTTTCTCATCTCCTGCTTCTTTCACCTTCTTTCAGAAATCCCTCAAGCCTTTCCCTTATTATCACAGGGTTTTCTCCTGATGCCAGAGAGGCAAGCCCCTCTTTTATTAACTCCTTCTGAAGATTTTCCTCCTTGATTTTCACCTTTAATTTTCCTGCAACAGGAAGCCAGAACAGATTTGCAGAACCAACACCATAAACAGTTGCAACAAATGCTACTGCTATGCCCTCACCAAGTTTTGCAGGTTCAGCAAGGTTTTCCATAACATGGATGAGCCCAAGCACAGCACCCAATATGCCTATTGTAGGCGCATACCCGCCTGCGGATTCAAAGACCTTTGCAGACAGAAGTTTTCTATCTTCATCCTGAACCATATCTATCTCAAGAATCCCTCTGATTTCATCAGGCGCCTTGCCGTCAACCGCTAACTGGACACCCTTCCTAAAGAATGGGTTTTCAATCTCTTTAATCTTATTTTCCAGTATTAACAGTCCTTCTCTCCTTGTAAGCCATGCGAACTGAATTATCTGTTCCATTATCTTTTTGGCGCTGTTTTTATCATTAAATATTGCCCGCCTTAGTAAACTTATGGCTAAACTGACTACTGACAGGGGGTAGTTGACAAGGACAGCGCCAATAGTCCCTCCGAATACAATTATTGCCGCAGTAAGTTGAATTATGGAGGATAACTCGCCCCCTTCAAGAATCTGTCCACCAACAATGGCTGCAATGCCAAGCGCAATGCCTATGATAGTTAAGATATCCATAAAGTACCGCAAGAAACGCGAGAAATGGCATTTCTTGCCTTTCCCGCTTTTCTCGCTTTCTTCCTACACCATATTCAGTATCTCGCCTGCTATTTCAGGAAGAGGCACAA
This genomic interval from Deltaproteobacteria bacterium contains the following:
- a CDS encoding flagellar motor protein — translated: MDILTIIGIALGIAAIVGGQILEGGELSSIIQLTAAIIVFGGTIGAVLVNYPLSVVSLAISLLRRAIFNDKNSAKKIMEQIIQFAWLTRREGLLILENKIKEIENPFFRKGVQLAVDGKAPDEIRGILEIDMVQDEDRKLLSAKVFESAGGYAPTIGILGAVLGLIHVMENLAEPAKLGEGIAVAFVATVYGVGSANLFWLPVAGKLKVKIKEENLQKELIKEGLASLASGENPVIIRERLEGFLKEGERSRR